In Megalobrama amblycephala isolate DHTTF-2021 linkage group LG9, ASM1881202v1, whole genome shotgun sequence, the sequence CTTTCCCTGCAGGTGTGGTGTGGAAATCTGTCTCCCCATGAGATTATGACAACCTGCATACATCTATGATGGTAGAATTTGGATTAGGTGTGTGAGGGTGGGCTTTAGAGCCGGCAAAGTGTGTACTGGGTACAAAAGAGAACAAGCTAGGTCTCAATCCTCAGGaggaagcacttgcaaggtcACTACTTGATCCCTGGAGTGAGTAGTGGGTACCTTGATCACCTAACCAGACAGGGGtcttacaggtgctggtcatataattagaatatcataaaaaagttgatttatttcactaattccattcaaaaagtgaaacttgtatattatatgcattcattaaacccagactgatatatttcaaatgtttatttcttttaattttgatgattataactgacaactaaggaaaatcccaaattcagtatatcagaaaattagaatattacttaagaccaatacaaagaaaggatttttagaaatcttggccaactgaaaagtatgaacatgaaaagtatgagcatgtacagcactcaatacttagttggggctccttttgcctgaattactgcagcaatgcggcgtggcatggagtcgatcagtctgtggcactgctcaggtgttatgagagcccaggttgctctgatagtggccttcagctcttctgcattgttgggtctggcatatcgcatcttcctcttcacaataccccatagattttctatggggttatggtcaggcgagtttgctggccaactaagaacagggataccatggtccttaaaccaggtactggtagctttggcactgtgtgcaggtgccaagtcctgttggaaaatgaaatctgcatctccataaagttggtcagcagcaggaagcatgaagtgctctaaaacttcctggtatacggctgcgttgaccttggacctcagaaaacgcagtggaccaacaccagcagatgacatggcagcccaaaccatcactgactgtggaaactttacactggacctcaagaaacgtggattgtgtgcctctcctctcttcctccagactctgggaccctgatttccaaaggaaatgcaaaatttactttcatcagagaacataactttggaccactcagcagcagtccagtcctttttgtctttagatgtttctgacgctgtctgttgttcaagagtggcttgacacaaggaatgcaacagctgaaacccatgtcttgcatacgtgtgtgcgtagtggttcttgaagcactgactccagctgcagtccactctttgtgaatctcccccacatttttgaatgggttttgtttcacaatcctctccaggatgcggttatccctattgcttgtacacttttttctaccacatcttttccttccctttgcctctctattaatgtgcttggacacagagctctgtgaacagccagcctctttcgcaatgaccttttgtgtcttgccctccttgtgcaaggtgtcaatggtcgtcttctggacaactgtcaagtcagcagtcttccccatgattgtgtagcctacagaactagactgagagaccatttaaaggcctttgcaggtgttttgagttaattagctgattagagtgtggcaccaggtgtcttcaatattgaaccttttcacaatattctaattttctgagataagCCGGGTTCACACTGagcgatttataatagtcctttacgatGGTTACTtgtacgaacatgatcctcatgtcacactgtgggatctcagctgtcttTAATGTCAGACTGCACGACAGTCAAGACGCGTTAAAAACGGACATGCATGAACACTTGTCTGGAGTTTTAAATCATCAAAACATACACATTCGATGACAGTGAGCTGCGTTACACACGGGACTGAAATTGTGGCTAACAACAACATctctataattaattttgatcacggcttgtcttgaaaaatgaAGACAATTTGACATTCGTCGTAGGAGATGTCACACTGGAGGATTGTGTGCCAAATCTTCTGtgaaattagtgaaataaattaactttttgatgatattctaattatatgaccagcacctagGACAACGTGAGAGACTGCTGGCCCAAACTCCAGGCACGTGTCATCATTTTATCTGTGCTGCTGAACTTATTTTtggttaactttttttttttgtaatgttcaGAGTTCatattttttgatgatttttttaaaaaaaaaattatcaagtCTTGTGTGTGACCACTGTTGTGTTTTGTATGTTGAGTACTGATGTCTGTGTATAATTAGGTGATGCTCAtaagaaaatgttttgcaaGATGATGTCACAACTTTCAAAGACGTGGCTCAGCAGCTGCTTCACTATTGTGAAATAACCATGTACAAAATTTCATATTCATGTTAGAAGCTGTCATGGGAGAAACAAAACTTTTCAAAGCTTCAAATCAATTGAACCAATTGCTACACAAAATGATCCACtgattcaaagcttcatgaagtagtgttttgaaagtgCCCATCACTCGTTAGATGAATAGTTTGCTAATTAGCAGATTTCATATTGTCGCTTGTCATTGTTGTATTTGTCACTTCTGAATTGGCCAGATCAGAAAATGAGCTCAGAATATAAATACTTTGACAGTAGATAAATATATGCATAATACTGTAGATACTGTAATACTGTagatacatttttgcaatttaacataAACATGATCATTTATAAGAGTAAAGCATTAAACTCACCAGAACACTGTGAGTTTGTGCAGTTTGACAGAGTCTTCAGCTGATCTTTGTACCAGTCTCTAGATTCATATGGTTCTTTAGGAACACCGGCGATCCAGTCATCTACAGTCAGATCCTTCTCTTTTTTCCAGACTCCTCCTTCATTACTGTAGTGTTTGATCTGTCTGTCATCACACACACCAACAGCACTGAACTCTGGGAATGTGTCTGCTTTAGTCAGGACTGTAAACTTGTAGTGCAGGAAGTGTTTCTCTGAGGAACATATGAAACATAaacaacagtgaaaacacacacaaacacaacagaagCATGAAACAGATTTTGTTGGGACAAAAAGTCATCACATGTTCCCTTTTACTGACTTTCTTGGCCGGGATTTCTTAATTGCCTAAGAAGTCCAAGACTTGATTTGTTTTCTCACACTGAAGTGTTCTCCACAGTTGTCATAAAATCTACGCACTAGTCTAGCAGGGTTGCTTGTTTCTGAAGATCCACCTTCTCAAATGACTCAAATGATCGATTAAATACAGTTCAGGCATTAACAGAGGATGAGGCCAAAAGCTCAATAACTAGGTCGTGCATGGTGATGGAAGGCTCAGCTAACATTTTTAACTATTTCCACAGTTTCAGTTAAAGCTACATTATGTAGATTTTTCGCCGCTggaggtcgcctattcaaaacaaaggtgtagcttgatgatgtcGAAATTGAGTGCAGATTCTTGAGAGATatcgtcttcacctcacagccagtggaaaagaatcaggacttgggcagaaatcatattcatggatgagattattaacacgCAACACACACTTCGAGAGCAGCAGAACtcttattatgccacagtcgccggcgctgcttcttccggtcaagcgtcTGAGGTAACACAGTATCCTCACAGTATTTCATGTCCCGtatccttggttaaaattgcaattttctcacgatttacaaatagttggaaacatttgggatattgtactcaagtaaacaaaatatataacacttgCCTAATGGTTTTTGGAtcttttactgcaaaaatcttacatattgtgcctttaatctAATTCAAGCACCCATTCACAAATATAGCATGACTTATTTTTTGAGTGACAGAGATTTGGAAATCATCTTATGTTAACATTATTCACTTATTATTCACATTGTTAAACAGTGGTGAAAATGCTAATTTAAGCTATCATTttccctttttctttttctgttccCAAAACGCTTTTCATCTCTTTCATCCATTTCTGTAGGAGAGTAATTAGTTGATattgatataataaaataaaaatgttttactcatttaaaatgctgaacaaaagctaatttaaaaatgtttcctTTCATCATTTTAACAgataaatttgtattatttaaaaagttgtattaaaggagaaaaaaagaatgatTTTGGCCACCCCATGTGCTGCATATAGCTACTGCTCACCCAGTTTTTGCGCCTTAAATTGAATGGACGTATGCTTTCTTTACTGTAATTCTTACTGTAAGCACTTAGTGTCAACCGCAGTTCTGTAAAAATGGCTCTACAAATATAGTTTAAGGTGAAAGTTCATAAAACCCGAACAGAAACTGCACAGCGAAAACCGTTTGCATTTCACAACAAGGGTTAACACGCTGGCCACGCCATATAAAACGAAAATATGTTTGCTGAAACGATTTAAAATATAACCTGAAAGTAAACTCAAATGGTTTAGTTACTTACTCCATTTGTATGTAGCTGCGAATCAAAAGTGAACAAATTAACTCTGTGCTTACCTTTCAACGCATCGCTTGGATAAAGGTGATAAATAAGCCGGACAACTACTAACGTTACTGCATctataaagaaaatgttttgagcCATTTCGTTTATATTTCAGATGAGCACTGGTGTATCAggatgtaaaaatataaatattcccGTTTTGTCATGCGCATGTCCACTGGAAGGCCTGCAGCAGCACATAAGTTGACTTTTGGAACAGGTATTGAACCGAACCTCGACTCCCTGCCAAAATTTGACTGCCCTCCGTGTGTACTCTCAGTTCTGCAAATATACAGTGTTTACTGAATGAGAACATGATTTAACCTGAGAAAAATGAGAGCGTTTTGTGTAGAGTTGTGCAGAAAACATTGAGAAAACtagaatgtgtgtgaaaaccGGTGAGATGTGTTTTGAGAACTGAATTAATAGTTTGGGAAATTGGGCAGCTGAAGCAGTTATAGTGTTAGTAATTAAGGAAAAACTGTAATGAAGATGTTTGTGTGTTGAGGTTCAGAGACTCAAAGTTTGTTTCATTTGCCGCAGTTTGTTGAAGAGATCTGAGGCGATGTGTGTTGCGCTGTCATATCTGGTTATAACATGCATATATCCTATAACATGCTctcacatgtttattttttaatattttgagagGATAAAATTGACATATGTGGTTTCAAGAACTAGATGCATTTAGATTTGTCCAGTTTTATCTGGAATGTGAATGAGCTGAAAGAAATGCCTGACATTGGTGAATATCTATAATGTCCagtacataaacacacactcactattAAGACTTTTATTGCACAGACACTTCTACACTTCTGTCAAATACACTTACAAAGTTTTCAAGCTGTACGTTTGATCAATACATGTTTTATTtaggaatcaaacccatgacaaTGGCATTGCTAACACTGCCATCATGATTAGATGAGCTAAGGGAACACTATAGGGACACACTGTATCAATGCAACATAACAGATTAAAACATACAAATCAATACTATTTAGAACACAAAGTTAAATAAGCAGCCCAGCAGACTcaaaaacccaaaaaaaaaaagaaaaaaaaagcccaGACCTTTTGGCTCAGTTTACCCCACTCCCGGCATTTTAACAAACTTGTATCATCTAGCAGTTTAAAGCTAACATCATATTCAcagtataatatattttaatttcctAAAGCACTAACATATATGTGTGAGATTTCTTGTCTGTAATTGTTCAGACACAAGCATCCTGACACcttaagtaaaaaaaatcactttgaaCAGCGTGGCCACCGGAGCCACCGGAGCTTGATGCGTTAATGATTCTTACTATTCTTCACATGGTGTGGTGAAGTCTTTCGAACAGAACTGCTCCTAGACTTTATGTTGAGTATCCACATGCAGCATTTGTTAAAGGGTAATCCAATAAAGAGGTAAGAGGTCATAAACACATGGTAAACAGTCAAATAATAACGGCACAGGGAGACAGAAAAACCAAGAACGGGCATCAAAACCAGAGATCAAAACCTCTTGAACGAATTCGTCCTTTTGAGCCAGTTCTCTAATTGAACTGAATCACACTTTAGTTCCGAGTGGATGATGCCAGACTCACAGCCGAATGAGCAGATTCAACTGACTGTCGAAGTTTGCCGAGGATTATAGAGGAGTCTTACACTGGATATACACAAAAAAAGTAGCCTAAGAGCTCCTTCGATCGGACCACTGATGTGATCTTGATCCGTTGACATGTTTCATGAAACTCTCAGACGCTGGACAGAGGATCAGTGGACCTGCTCAATCGCTCCAACATAATCACGATAACTTCTCTTTAGACCTAGGAAAGATACAGCAGATTGTTATACGCTATAAAAACTTCATCTTGACATAAATAAGACATAAATGTTCTTGTAAATATGTTTATGCCAAGCTGCAATGATGCCACACTTCACATTTTTTCGATAAAATATTATGGATAGGCTAATCTTATTTTGTTGTCAAATGAAAttcaaataatgaaaatagaaaTCTTACCATTATTTCACATAATGTTCATATTTTGTTCAAAAACTGTTCATgcatatcttttaaaaagatatttaaacaaGAAAGTTAAAGCAATAATGGTCATGTTGAATATTTAGAAATTACAATGCATCTTTTTGTAGACGCAGTAACCAATCACAGTGAGAGCTAGAACTgcagctgctgctgttgctaGAACAGGACAAGAAGATTCACAATATCCTCCAACTGCAGAATGAAGAAAAACATAATAATGCTTTTAAACTTTGAACAGATTTTAATCTTAATTGTTTGTGGCATTAaactacattatttaaatagtaaataataatgGATATTCAAATCACAATCACAACAAAATTTATGGTGATATTTACCGTATAGTGTTAAAAGTGGTCGTGATAGAGTCAGACTGCTGTGAATGAGATGACAGTCATAAAGCCCATTGTCATTTATGTCGATCTTCACACTGATTCTCATCTGAAAGGTTTCATCATCATTTGGTCTGATTCCAGAAGATGTTTGATCCTCAAGAGTGTTTTTGTTCCTTCTAATGTTCATCTGAACATCTCTGGGGTAGAAACCAGTGGCCAGACACGTCAGAACCAGATTACTGTCATCATCAGGAGCTTTCGGCACCAAAGCGTGAACATTTGGTGGAACTgagaaaataataatgcaattaacaaacaaacatttgcaaagattttcattctctctctgtGGTTTCTGTGCTGggaagaaattaatgttttgttccacagaagaaagcaaGACAAATGGGTTTCGAAAGACGTAATGAGAATGAGCCTTTTCAATTTTCTCTTTAATGAAATCTGCTAACTAGTGGGTGGATCTAATACTTTAGTAAACTGACATGAAATCTCATAATCCAATATGAAAATCAAACTCTTGCAATCCAGATGAACATCCAATGATTTACACAGAGACACTATCTATAACTAAACAGTATCAGACACACACTGGATCTGCACTAATAAACAATCAATGACATCTAAAAGTGTAGAGaaagttttacattttcatcTCATTCGTATTTATTTGTCACTGATGATAAATTGCTTCTGCATCAGGAAATGAGAAACAACCTCCTGGAGTTATTttgtcaaacacacacagagagagagagagagtaaagaGACAGTCACTAATTAAAGATCTGATCAGAACTTACTCTGTTTTGTGTTGTGAAAAGTGGAGATCCAGTTCATGCAATTCTTGAGGAAATACTTGATGAACTGGTTTCGTTCTGTGTGAAGATTCCATTCCTCTTTAGTTTCTTTGGCTTTGGGGTTTTTATCAATCCACTTCATAGTGTCATAATTAAAGGATATAAAATCCTCTCCATCAAATCCATATTCATCAAAGACAGTCAGATTCACTGTTCCATCAGGAAGTTTCTCCAGTTCACAGCCAATTATTCTCTGAAGAACATGAAGCTCTACAATCACAGAACAACACTCATGACAAACTGGTAATTATGGTAATTTGAAATAAGTTATTGGTAAATCTTTATGCTTaaataatgctaaaaaaaaaaaaaaaaccttcctaTACATGCTAAGAATAAGTTAAATTAAACTAACTTAAAAACTGACAATTAGCTTATTTCATATTCTAGCTTGTCAtcattttaacatgttttcatttgtcaaaCTTCTGACTTTGACAAATGACTTTAATCAGAAATTTGAATATGAATGTATAAGGTTCAAGATCCCAGGCATGTGAACACTGATCACCATTATGGAGACTTCAAACCAATTACAGCGTAATTAAAGACAACTTTATCATGTGCATTCACAGTATAATTGAGATCCAGTCTGCACTGATTTGACAGTAtagtcatttattttaaaataatactcTTTAATCTTGTAAATACATAGCAATCTTTACAGTGTACATTAACTTGGAGATTCAGTGTGAAAATAtgaattacaatataaaaatatattattctgTTATTAAACTCTatagataaataaatgcaattcaATATAACatgataaataattaataaaagcaTATCACCATCCAAAGCCACGCCtgctccaaaacacatgaaggcacacgcacacacacacacacacacacacacacagctgctctcAGCAAAGCGTCAGAAGAGATGGCATTAAACTACCTCATGTTTTAAAGCACATTACAATAATTACGTAAACAATTAAGGCTTAACTGATTTCAAAACTGTGGGAGACCACAGACATGATGACAGTTTCGATTGCAGGAACGATTTCACAGTGACATGAGATCTTACGGAGACTCGCGAGATCAAATGTGACTTGAGAATAAAAACTAATTGaggaaaatgtatgttttaagCAGGCTCTCCTGCCACGCGTTCtgctttacagtgaaaaacaaaGTAGAAAACAAAGACTACAGGTGATCTTCCTTCTCAAAATTCTTTCATGGCATGTTTGTGGCCAAGTTTCAGCTAAAGAAGCACACAACATGATCACTCTCATTGGCTATCGCCGGTCTAATGTCAGAGGCAGCCCGATCAAGAGTCATAAATATCAAACTGGTTTTGATTTGAGATCAGGGACACTCCATCTCTATCAGGAGCAGTTAAATAATTGTAATGACACCAAACAATAAAGgattttttggacaaaaaaatcatttgtgATAAGCCTTGaatcaaatgtttgtttgtggtgCTCCACGACTGACGTCTGTCTACATAAACTCTGTATAGCATGAAACGCTGATGACATGTGATGATGTGAAGTTAATGTTGTTTAAATGGttgtttttacagtaattttatgGTTTGGATGTTACCATAGACGTTGACCATAGATATGGTATTCATTTGTGGTATTATTTGTGCAGGtcttcaaaaagatcttaaaaaAGACTTAAATGTAAGAGAAATCATGAATCTCACCAGAACACTGTGAGTTTGTGCAGTTTGTCAGAGTCCTGATCTGACGAATGAACCAGTCTCTAGTATCAGGTGGATCGGGAGGTTCAGTTTGATCTTCAGTCAGAATCCAGACTCTTTCTTCATTATTGAACTGTTTGATCCGTCTGTCATCAGCAACAACTTCAGCACTGAACTCTGGGAATGTGTCTGCTTTAGTCAGGACTGTAAACTTGTAGTGGAGGAAGTGTTTCTCTGAGGAAGATATAAAACATGAACAACAAtgaaaacatacacacacacacacacacacacacacacacacacacgcatgcacgcacacacacatgcacacacacacgcacgcacacgcacacacacacacacacacacacacacacacacacacaacagaagcgtGTCATGTATGGTGACCATACACCCTGTTACATGTTACAGATCTTAAAAAGTGCAAGGCTGGAATTTCTTAATTGCCTAAGAATATGATTTTGTTCTCTCACAATGACATGATCTGAACAGCATTTGGGATGATTGTTTAGGAAAGAGgtttaaaaataagttttgtttgttattttggcccAGCTGCTGGATCAAATGTCCTgaattaagtaaataaatgtatcattGTTCAAATTCaatgtatttttctttcatgttgtaCCCTTTCCCTTAGACGGGTCGTAACAGACGTCCCAAAGGAGTGCGGCAGtaataacatatttttgaaGTTTGCATCACACCGGTTCCTCGACTAGGATTTTCCCATAGGCTTATTGGATAATTacagaaaataaagtttttctTAATGCACAGAGACCTATAGTCACTGATTTGAACCTCGTCAGCGATTTAAATATCGTGTACGCAATATGatatcaatgaggaaaaaattatttgtgttgtttttcctgcttaaaattggacactttaacaatatcaataaacattttcataattttttaatttatttaattttttataagtttgttttaacattgtaccacaatggaacaatttaaacatttggcattttcatgACGGACTGTCACTATgatttcatcttcctcatcacagTTTGACCCCTCATCATCACCCTCATAAACTGCCAGTGTTACCTGTGTTTTATACCTTTATGaagtgctatagaaaatgtgcagatcataatatatgcagatatagtatgtgaattactattcttataagtgcattacaaaatcatgtgaaaatgccAACATATTTAGAAAATTCTAACTCTTTTCTttacaaatataatacatttgtattcaaACCTATTATGTGACATGTGGACATGGACCCCTGTTGGtcatgttttgtcttttttgcacttttattgattaATATTTGAGTTATTCTGTCCTGATATATGTTTGATCAATCAATTGGTGccttattatattaaaaacaaactaaaatagaccATGTTGCCTGGAGGCAACACCGTACCATAGAGGGATAACCACACTGGCTCTCAACCACATTCTGTTTAGTCTACAATGTGTCCAACAAATAATGTGAATAACCAGCATTTCTAACCAAAAGATCTGCACAAATTTCAACTTCATTTGCTTACAGTCTGAATTTACAACAGTCACAGAATATGATGGTCACAGAATCTGAAGTTAGTGTAACATGAGTCACATGGAGGACAGCAGAAAGAGGAAACATCAATTTGAGTATTGAGAAACACGACGAACCAACAATTGTTCATGAGAACTAACTTGCATCATGTTGCATGCATTTTCTGTTCCTTTCTCACAATATTTCTTACTGTAAAGCACCTTAGGTCAACCATGTTTGTGTGAATTGGCTCTACAAATACAGTTTGACTGGACTGTTCATAAAACCTGAAGTAAAACTCTGCAGTAAAGATCGTTTTggtttgatattcagatttcGTTTGGCTATAAATCCTCAGTGCGCTGTCATAGActgcaaataaaatattaattcttcTTGATTTGTAAATTCAGGTGATGTGaaaatctgtgttttcatactgcTTGTTTAGTCTATTTCCAATAAACACACAGACTGTGTTAATACAAAATCACTTGTTTTAGATTGAGTCTGATTTGTGAAAAATTTCCCAATCACATTTTATTGTGTTTCAGTGTTTTGTCTCTGCTCTGTCCTCTTTTTCTTGTGTAATAATGACAAAGGCTGTGCTGATGAATATGGTCCAATGCATTAGATAAATCAGATtatatgtttaaaaatcatCTAGTCAGGTCAAACCAGGCTCAAACACACTAGTTGTGAGTCCTCAACTTCACTATTCCTATTTGTGAAATCTTTTGCAGTGCAGTTTTCATCAGTTAACCCTTCCCTGAGTCATTATAATCATTATGATTTGTGAAATTGAGTGAAGTTATTtccaat encodes:
- the LOC125275921 gene encoding major histocompatibility complex class I-related gene protein-like, translated to MRISGRASAINGNMFHTISFTNIFFIYVVMVWFMFHSCLSDPHKEKHFLHYKFTVLTKADTFPEFSAEVVADDRRIKQFNNEERVWILTEDQTEPPDPPDTRDWFIRQIRTLTNCTNSQCSELHVLQRIIGCELEKLPDGTVNLTVFDEYGFDGEDFISFNYDTMKWIDKNPKAKETKEEWNLHTERNQFIKYFLKNCMNWISTFHNTKQIPPNVHALVPKAPDDDSNLVLTCLATGFYPRDVQMNIRRNKNTLEDQTSSGIRPNDDETFQMRISVKIDINDNGLYDCHLIHSSLTLSRPLLTLYVGGYCESSCPVLATAAAAVLALTVIGYCVYKKMHCLKRSYRDYVGAIEQVH